One genomic segment of Panicum virgatum strain AP13 chromosome 2N, P.virgatum_v5, whole genome shotgun sequence includes these proteins:
- the LOC120660321 gene encoding protein SAWADEE HOMEODOMAIN HOMOLOG 2-like, with translation MGRPPSTGAPAFRFLPSEVAEMEARLQQLNNAIPTRAVLQTLADKFSASPERAGRVAIQPKQVWNWFQNRRYSHRAKTTRAAPPPAAKMTPSGADHIQHAANSSAFRAAQPSAAAAHHGSSPSAGKNPVEGVQVEFEAKSARDGAWYDVAAFLSHRLFESGEPEVRVRFSGFGAEEDEWINVRKCVRQRSLPCEATECVAVLPGDLILCFQEGKEQALYFDARVLDAQRRRHDVRGCRCRFLVRYDHDSSEEIVPLRKVCRRPETDYRLQILHAARAAATIDAHTPPPKEVKVEATSNEKSPAQQKPPKQHKMMDVNTDEVSMVTSVEQQVTPGKTVAPLPSATPETRNSSSDVVMKEAEASSVLEDDDEVQVVEKMKDGE, from the exons ATGGGTCGcccgcccagcaccggcgccccgGCGTTCCGCTTCCTCCCGTCCGAGGTGGCGGAGATGGAGGCGCGCCTGCAGCAGCTCAACAACGCCATCCCCACCCGCGCCGTGCTCCAGACCCTCGCCGACAAgttctccgcctcgcccgagcgCGCCGGCAGGGTCGCCATCCAGCCCAAGCAG GTGTGGAACTGGTTCCAGAACAGGCGCTACTCGCACCGGGCCAAGACCAccagggccgcgccgccgccggcggctaaGATGACGCCCTCGGGGGCCGACCACATCCAGCACGCCGCCAACTCATCCGCCTTCAGGGCCGCCCAGCCCTCTGCTGCCGCTGCGCACCACGGCTCCTCCCCCTCCGCAG GGAAGAACCCTGTGGAGGGTGTCCAGGTTGAGtttgaagccaagtcagctCGAGATGGCGCATG GTATGATGTTGCTGCGTTTCTGTCACATAGGTTGTTTGAATCAGGGGAACCG GAAGTACGGGTTCGTTTTTCTGGatttggagcagaggaagatgaATGGATCAATGTTCGAAAATGCGTGCGACAGCGTTCTCTTCCGTGCGAGGCCACTGAATGTGTTGCGGTGCTTCCTGGGGACCTCATTCTTTGCTTTCAG GAAGGTAAAGAGCAGGCTCTATATTTTGATGCCCGTGTCCTTGATGCCCAAAGGAGAAGGCATGATGTAAGAGGATGCCGATGTAGATTTCTTGTTCGCTATGATCATGACTCTTCTGAG GAAATTGTTCCACTGAGGAAGGTGTGCCGCCGACCAGAAACTGATTACAGGCTTCAGATTCTGCATGCAGCCAGAGCAGCAGCCACCATTGATGCTCACACCCCACCACCCAAAGAGGTCAAAGTGGAGGCGACATCCAACGAGAAGAGCCCAGCTCAGCAGAAACCCCCGAAGCAGCACAAGATGATGGACGTGAACACCGATGAGGTGTCAATGGTCACCAGCGTGGAACAACAAGTGACACCAGGCAAGACTGTTGCCCCCTTGCCGTCAGCAACACCAGAGACCCGCAATTCCAGTTCAGACGTCGTGATGAAGGAAGCGGAGGCTTCCTCGGTgcttgaagatgatgatgaagtaCAAGTGGTTGAAAAGATGAAAGATGGGGAGTAG